A genomic window from Lasioglossum baleicum chromosome 7, iyLasBale1, whole genome shotgun sequence includes:
- the LOC143211008 gene encoding RNA helicase aquarius isoform X2, whose product MADNDLCVLSQLQVSVCSKINQQSADVELLEMLKFYARFEINEETGDPLTDHDMTQLHYTKITSLQKAVFAKFQDLRNFALTNVASVDTRDALYKHFGSLSQEKLRSIASYLCLVPSEEREKEENWYRYDIEFLRELLISRHERRASQLEELNEMPLYPTEEIIWNESIVPTEYFSGEGCLALPKLNLQFLTLHDYLLRNFNLFRLESTYEIRQDIEDAVSRLSPWRAEDGGVYFGGWARMAQPITQFAVVEVAKPNIGEKRPSRVRADVTINLSVRKEIKSEWENLRKHDVCFLITVKPENPIGTKYSHKLPFVPQVGLTTVRGCEVEGMLDSNGRVIEDGPEPRPILPGDTRTYRVWLDSNQYRIDMDNASHGGEDVYEGFNIIMRRKPKENNFKAVLETIRELMNTECVVPDWLHDIILGYGDPGAARYARMPNEIATMDFNDTFLDIDHLRSSFPQYEIEHSTNDEKKLVRPFRVIFEDVLAKQSNETVNKIIQVEPHVPPSRGPYKANEPKKNQIPFTPTQVEAIRAGMQPGLTLVVGPPGTGKTDVAVQIISNLYHNFPNQRTLIVTHSNQALNQLFEKIMALDIDERHLLRLGHGEEALETEKDFSRYGRVNYVLAKRLDLLMEVQRLQESLNVKGDVAYTCETAGHFFMYQILARWERFESRIKQRQGTGNNLPPAFIVDEEFPFHKFFDNAPQPLFKRNTFEEDIEIACSCFRYIERIFAQLEEFRAFELLRSGLDRSKYLLVKEAKVIAMTCTHAALKRRELVDMGFKYDNILMEESAQILEIETFIPLLLQNPQDGYNRLKRWIMIGDHHQLPPVIKNMAFQKYSNMEQSLFARFVRLGVPTVDLDGQGRARPSICNLYNWRYKKLGNLLHVERSPEYLVANAGFLYDFQLINVEDFNGVGESEPSAYFYQNLAEAEYCVAVFMYMRLLGYPADKISILTTYNGQKHLIRDVINIRCASNPLIGRPNKVTTVDKYQGQQNDYILLSLVKTRAVGHLRDARRLVVAMSRARLGLYVFARVSLFKNCFELTPAFDQLMQRPLKLQLLPQEHYPTDRLNDATPSTSPMEIEDMPHMAKFVYDYYMEKVSGIKESQKMWQKPGTMQTSNSPTHKVPAHPGADDDTDDEELNEIENTDEERNAKEENVEPKFELIQNLVEEQASESEDNDN is encoded by the exons TTGCTGGAGATGCTGAAGTTCTATGCGAGGTTCGAGATCAACGAGGAAACTGGTGATCCTCTCACGGATCACGATATGACACAATTACATTACACCAAAATCACTTCTCTTCAG AAAGCGGTTTTTGCGAAGTTCCAAGACCTGAGGAATTTCGCCTTGACGAACGTGGCGAGCGTCGACACGAGGGATGCCCTTTACAAGCACTTTGGCTCACTCAG TCAGGAGAAATTGAGATCGATCGCGAGTTATCTGTGCTTGGTGCCCTCAGAGgagcgagagaaagaagaaaattggTACCGATACGACATAGAGTTTCTTCGCGAACTTTTG ATCTCCCGCCATGAACGCAGAGCCTCTCAATTGGAAGAGCTGAACGAAATGCCTCTGTATCCCACGGAAGAGATCATCTGGAACGAAAGTATCGTCCCAACAGAATATTTCTCTGGCGAAGGGTGTCTAGCTCTACCAAAATTGAACTTACAGTTCCTCACTCTACACGATTACTTGCTGAGGAATTTTAATCTCTTCCGTTTAGAGTCAACCT aCGAGATACGTCAAGACATTGAAGATGCCGTGAGCAGATTGAGTCCCTG GCGGGCTGAAGATGGCGGCGTTTATTTTGGTGGCTGGGCCAGAATGGCGCAGCCGATCACTCAATTCGCCGTGGTTGAAGTAGCGAAGCCTAATATCGGCGAAAAGAGACCATCCAGAGTGCGTGCTGACGTCACGATAAACCTGAGCGTCCGCAAAGAAATCAAATCCGAATGGGAGAATCTCCGAAAGCACGACGTATGTTTTCTAATTACTGTCAAGCCTGAGAATCCAATTG GCACTAAATACAGTCATAAATTACCATTTGTCCCACAAGTTGGTTTAACAACAGTTAGAGGATGCGAGGTTGAAGGTATGTTAGATTCCAATGGCAGAGTGATAGAAGATGGCCCTGAACCACGACCAATTCTACCCGGCGACACTAGAACGTACAGAGTCTGGCTCGATTCCAATCAGTATCGAATCGACATGGACAACGCCAGTCATGGTGGCGAGGACGTTTACGAAGGATTCAACATTATAATGAGACGGAAACCAAAAGAGAATAACTTTAAAGCGGTCCTGGAGACCATAAGGGAACTTATGAATACAGAGTGTGTTGTTCCTGATTGGCTGCATGACATAATTCTTGGCTACGGCGATCCGGGCGCGGCTCGCTACGCAAG GATGCCAAATGAAATCGCAACAATGGATTTTAACGACACGTTCCTCGATATAGACCATTTACGTTCCAGTTTTCCTCAATATGAAATCGAACATTCCACAAACGACGAGAAGAAACTTGTGCGACCTTTCCGTGTAATATTTGAGGATGTGCTTGCCAAACAGAGCAACGAAACTGTGAACAAAATCATTCAAGTTGAACCACACGTTCCTCCTAGTCGCGGCCCTTACAAGGCCAATGAACCTAAAAA AAATCAGATCCCCTTTACGCCAACGCAAGTTGAAGCTATTAGGGCTGGTATGCAGCCAGGATTGACACTTGTCGTAGGTCCTCCTGGTACCGGTAAAACGGATGTCGCTGTCCAAATCATTTCAAATCTCTATCATAATTTTCCCAATCAAAGAACGCTGATAGTCACACATTCTAATCAAGCGTTGAATCAACTTTTCGAAAAGATCATGGCGTTAGACATCGACGAGAGGCATCTGCTCCGTCTTGGTCATGGAGAAGAAGCGCTAGAAACGGAAAAAGACTTCAGCAGATACGGTAGAGTTAACTATGTTTTAGCTAAACGCTTGGATCTTTTAATGGAAGTTCAACGATTACAG GAATCGTTGAACGTGAAAGGCGACGTGGCGTACACATGCGAAACAGCTGGACATTTTTTCATGTATCAAATATTGGCAAGATGGGAACGCTTCGAGTCTAGAATTAAGCAAAGACAAGGAACAGGAAACAATTTACCTCCTGCTTTTATTGTCGATGAAGAATTTCCATTCCATAAATTCTTTGATAACGCTCCGCAACCCTTGTTCAAACGCAATACTTTCGAGGAGGACATAGAAATAGCATGCAGCTGTTTTAG GTATATAGAAAGAATTTTCGCACAGTTGGAAGAATTCAGAGCTTTCGAGTTGTTGCGATCCGGTTTAGACAGATCGAAATATTTATTGGTGAAGGAAGCAAAAGTTATCGCCATGACCTGTACTCATGCTGCACTGAAACGGCGAGAGCTCGTGGATATGGGCTTTAAGTACGACAACATTCTGATGGAAGAGTCTGCGCAAATCTTAGAAATAGAAACTTTCATACCATTGTTACTGCAAAATCCGCAAGACGGATACAATAGATTAAAACGTTGGATAATGATAGGAGATCACCATCAATTACCGCCAGTTATCAAAAATATGGCTTTCCAGAAATATTCAAATATGGAACAATCGCTTTTCGCAAGGTTCGTTAGGCTAGGTGTACCTACAGTCGACCTTGATGGCCAAGGTCGTGCTAGGCCCAGTATCTGCAATCTTTACAATTGGCGGTATAAAAAGTTGGGGAATCTTCTCCACGTGGAACGCAGCCCAGAGTATCTAGTGGCGAACGCTGGATTCTTGTACGACTTCCAACTGATTAACGTTGAAGACTTCAACGGAGTGGGAGAAAGCGAGCCGAGTGCTTACTTTTACCAAAACCTTGCCGAGGCTGAATACTGCGTGGCTGTGTTTATGTATATGCGACTGCTTGGTTACCCGGCTGATAAAATCAGTATATTGACTACATACAATGGGCAAAAACACTTAATAAGAGATGTGATAAATATAAGATGCGCTAGTAATCCCTTAATAGGACGACCAAATAAAGTGACGACGGTTGACAAATACCAAGGTCAACAGAATGATTACATATTACTGTCGCTTGTAAAAACTCGTGCCGTAGGCCATTTGCGAGACGCTCGACGTCTGGTGGTAGCTATGTCGAGAGCACGTCTCGGCCTTTACGTATTTGCCAGAGTAtccctttttaaaaattgcttcGAATTAACTCCCGCGTTCGATCAGCTTATGCAGAGACCATTGAAGCTGCAACTACTGCCGCAAGAACATTATCCTACCGATAGACTCAATGATGCTACTCCATCTACTTCGCCAATGGAAATCGAAGATATGCCTCACATGGCCAAATTTGTCTATGATTATTACATGGAGAAAGTTAGTGGTATAAAAGAGTCGCAGAAAATGTGGCAGAAACCAGGTACGATGCAAACATCTAATAGTCCAACTCACAAAGTTCCTGCTCATCCTGGAGCGGATGATGATACGGATGACGAAGAGCTCAACGAAATAGAAAATACTGACGAAGAACGAAATGCCAAGGAGGAAAATGTAGAACCTAAATTTGAACTGATACAAAATTTAGTTGAAGAACAAGCTTCCGAAAGTGAAGATAACGATAATTAA
- the LOC143211026 gene encoding uncharacterized protein LOC143211026 — protein MFRDGQYLEVIKASDNCLATAVVTVQERIIKLKRKRISTNKWLDLEDWVAVYKILERAILRNVRKEGLFQNSDKCRGKKSTRQLDITYTFEQSEITKDVASLPTIRVNVSPAKKRSGKLDVSGTLAEKEEIGDRTLEKSGSCARSFANEKHNNDTLPKKAKNHDVVTKLTNDKTKNIKTKRYLQLEGSKSNSLEEYVPDAPAAKKLCTNLKYIPSRKSTLERIQISSNEYSPTILDNKSTTEDVRYIPNSIDTSKVLYETYEPSAATIVDLPEEYIPTSKGTKASVEEYQPDFTSKSMKFDNSYVPSSVQQINENSRKTDRPRKHHLEKHLSRQKEISKKHMDLFTYNNIL, from the exons ATGTTTCGTGATGGTCAATACTTGGAAGTAATAAAG GCTTCGGACAATTGTTTAGCGACCGCCGTTGTTACTGTTCAAGAAAGGATTATAAAACTTAAACGGAAAAGAATTTCGACCAATAAATGGCTTGATCTTGAGGATTGGGTAGCGGTATACAAAATTTTGGAGAGGGCAATTCTACGGAACGTTCGTAAGGAAGGATTGTTTCAGAATTCCGATAAATGTAGAGGAAAAAAGTCTACCCGACAGCTAGATATCAC atACACGTTCGAGCAGTCAGAAATCACAAAAGATGTTGCATCGTTGCCTACGATCAGAGTTAACGTATCCCCTGCGAAGAAAAGATCGGGGAAATTGGACGTATCAGGAACATTGgcagaaaaagaagaaattggTGATCGAACATTGGAAAAATCAGGAAGTTGCGCTCGCAGCTTCGCTAACGAGAAACATAACAACGATACTTTACCAAAGAAAGCAAAGAATCATGATGTTGTTACAAAGTTAACGAATGACAAAACAAAGAATATTAAGACCAAACGATATTTACAGTTGGAAGGCTCGAAAAGCAACTCGCTGGAAGAGTACGTGCCAGATGCGCCAGCGGCGAAAAAATTGTGCACGAATTTGAAGTATATACCGAGTAGAAAGAGTACTTTGGAACGGATCCAAATATCGTCGAACGAATACTCTCCTACGATATTAGATAATAAGAGCACGACAGAAGACGTTCGATATATCCCGAATTCTATTGATACGTCGAAAGTGTTATACGAAACGTACGAGCCTAGCGCGGCGACAATCGTTGACCTTCCCGAAGAATATATTCCTACCTCGAAGGGAACCAAGGCATCTGTTGAAGAATATCAACCTGACTTTACCAGCAAGTCTATGAAATTTGATAACAGTTACGTGCCATCAAGCGTTCAACAGATTAATGAAAATTCGAGGAAAACTGACAGGCCGAGAAAGCACCATTTAGAGAAACATTTGTCACGGCAAAAAGAAATTTCAAAGAAACATATGGATCTGTTTACTTACAATAACATACTTTGA
- the LOC143211032 gene encoding protein C3orf33 isoform X1 has translation MGSEEEPSSLEKYLIFSETHTKTIKVVTYGISGITLAIALHRIRPFSKFRNPSSIPSHFFHKKVPLQGTVKRIEPSHGTLLMVDHKPLIALPRLNNKTFLPVKIAGLNVTSNGINWLQAIINGKNVSFVPLLSTKEYLSCIIVTTPQQNKEQIRIGEDLIRLGFAMVEQDSLKSMLDDKNVLYYQKRLLNAQKRAERERNGYWQFTKKPTLLWKVRQNLNEQIKRILSKFPYLNFQK, from the exons ATGGGATCGGAGGAAGAACCGAGTAGTttggagaaatatttaatattcagtgAAACTCATACTAAAACGATAAAG GTCGTCACTTATGGAATTTCTGGCATCACTTTGGCAATTGCACTTCACCGAATTAGGCCC TTTTCTAAATTTAGAAATCCATCCAGTATACCGTCACACTTTTTCCATAAAAAAGTTCCACTTCAAGGTACCGTCAAGCGTATAGAACCTAGCCATGGTACTCTTCTAATGGTTGATCACAAGCCATTAATAGCCCTGCCTCGATTGAATAATAAGACATTCTTACCCGTTAAAATTGCTGGACTTAATGTAACATCTAATG GTATTAACTGGTTACAAGCAATTATTAATGGGAAGAACGTAAGTTTTGTACCTTTGCTTTCTACAAAGGAATACTTAAGTTGTATAATTGTTACTACACCTCAACAGAATAAG GAACAAATAAGGATCGGAGAAGACTTAATAAGACTTGGCTTTGCCATGGTAGAACAAGATTCGTTAAAATCAATGCTGGACGACAAAAACGTTTTATATTATCAGAAACGCTTGCTGAATGCACAAAAACGGGCAGAACGTGAAAGAAACGGGTATTGGCAGTTCACTAAAAAACCTACGCTTTTATGGAAAGTCCGACAAAATTTAAACgaacaaattaaaagaataCTGTCGAAGTTTCCATATTTGAACTTCCAGAAATGA
- the LOC143211008 gene encoding RNA helicase aquarius isoform X3, with product MRFENFPVSVCSKINQQSADVELLEMLKFYARFEINEETGDPLTDHDMTQLHYTKITSLQKAVFAKFQDLRNFALTNVASVDTRDALYKHFGSLSQEKLRSIASYLCLVPSEEREKEENWYRYDIEFLRELLISRHERRASQLEELNEMPLYPTEEIIWNESIVPTEYFSGEGCLALPKLNLQFLTLHDYLLRNFNLFRLESTYEIRQDIEDAVSRLSPWRAEDGGVYFGGWARMAQPITQFAVVEVAKPNIGEKRPSRVRADVTINLSVRKEIKSEWENLRKHDVCFLITVKPENPIGTKYSHKLPFVPQVGLTTVRGCEVEGMLDSNGRVIEDGPEPRPILPGDTRTYRVWLDSNQYRIDMDNASHGGEDVYEGFNIIMRRKPKENNFKAVLETIRELMNTECVVPDWLHDIILGYGDPGAARYARMPNEIATMDFNDTFLDIDHLRSSFPQYEIEHSTNDEKKLVRPFRVIFEDVLAKQSNETVNKIIQVEPHVPPSRGPYKANEPKKNQIPFTPTQVEAIRAGMQPGLTLVVGPPGTGKTDVAVQIISNLYHNFPNQRTLIVTHSNQALNQLFEKIMALDIDERHLLRLGHGEEALETEKDFSRYGRVNYVLAKRLDLLMEVQRLQESLNVKGDVAYTCETAGHFFMYQILARWERFESRIKQRQGTGNNLPPAFIVDEEFPFHKFFDNAPQPLFKRNTFEEDIEIACSCFRYIERIFAQLEEFRAFELLRSGLDRSKYLLVKEAKVIAMTCTHAALKRRELVDMGFKYDNILMEESAQILEIETFIPLLLQNPQDGYNRLKRWIMIGDHHQLPPVIKNMAFQKYSNMEQSLFARFVRLGVPTVDLDGQGRARPSICNLYNWRYKKLGNLLHVERSPEYLVANAGFLYDFQLINVEDFNGVGESEPSAYFYQNLAEAEYCVAVFMYMRLLGYPADKISILTTYNGQKHLIRDVINIRCASNPLIGRPNKVTTVDKYQGQQNDYILLSLVKTRAVGHLRDARRLVVAMSRARLGLYVFARVSLFKNCFELTPAFDQLMQRPLKLQLLPQEHYPTDRLNDATPSTSPMEIEDMPHMAKFVYDYYMEKVSGIKESQKMWQKPGTMQTSNSPTHKVPAHPGADDDTDDEELNEIENTDEERNAKEENVEPKFELIQNLVEEQASESEDNDN from the exons TTGCTGGAGATGCTGAAGTTCTATGCGAGGTTCGAGATCAACGAGGAAACTGGTGATCCTCTCACGGATCACGATATGACACAATTACATTACACCAAAATCACTTCTCTTCAG AAAGCGGTTTTTGCGAAGTTCCAAGACCTGAGGAATTTCGCCTTGACGAACGTGGCGAGCGTCGACACGAGGGATGCCCTTTACAAGCACTTTGGCTCACTCAG TCAGGAGAAATTGAGATCGATCGCGAGTTATCTGTGCTTGGTGCCCTCAGAGgagcgagagaaagaagaaaattggTACCGATACGACATAGAGTTTCTTCGCGAACTTTTG ATCTCCCGCCATGAACGCAGAGCCTCTCAATTGGAAGAGCTGAACGAAATGCCTCTGTATCCCACGGAAGAGATCATCTGGAACGAAAGTATCGTCCCAACAGAATATTTCTCTGGCGAAGGGTGTCTAGCTCTACCAAAATTGAACTTACAGTTCCTCACTCTACACGATTACTTGCTGAGGAATTTTAATCTCTTCCGTTTAGAGTCAACCT aCGAGATACGTCAAGACATTGAAGATGCCGTGAGCAGATTGAGTCCCTG GCGGGCTGAAGATGGCGGCGTTTATTTTGGTGGCTGGGCCAGAATGGCGCAGCCGATCACTCAATTCGCCGTGGTTGAAGTAGCGAAGCCTAATATCGGCGAAAAGAGACCATCCAGAGTGCGTGCTGACGTCACGATAAACCTGAGCGTCCGCAAAGAAATCAAATCCGAATGGGAGAATCTCCGAAAGCACGACGTATGTTTTCTAATTACTGTCAAGCCTGAGAATCCAATTG GCACTAAATACAGTCATAAATTACCATTTGTCCCACAAGTTGGTTTAACAACAGTTAGAGGATGCGAGGTTGAAGGTATGTTAGATTCCAATGGCAGAGTGATAGAAGATGGCCCTGAACCACGACCAATTCTACCCGGCGACACTAGAACGTACAGAGTCTGGCTCGATTCCAATCAGTATCGAATCGACATGGACAACGCCAGTCATGGTGGCGAGGACGTTTACGAAGGATTCAACATTATAATGAGACGGAAACCAAAAGAGAATAACTTTAAAGCGGTCCTGGAGACCATAAGGGAACTTATGAATACAGAGTGTGTTGTTCCTGATTGGCTGCATGACATAATTCTTGGCTACGGCGATCCGGGCGCGGCTCGCTACGCAAG GATGCCAAATGAAATCGCAACAATGGATTTTAACGACACGTTCCTCGATATAGACCATTTACGTTCCAGTTTTCCTCAATATGAAATCGAACATTCCACAAACGACGAGAAGAAACTTGTGCGACCTTTCCGTGTAATATTTGAGGATGTGCTTGCCAAACAGAGCAACGAAACTGTGAACAAAATCATTCAAGTTGAACCACACGTTCCTCCTAGTCGCGGCCCTTACAAGGCCAATGAACCTAAAAA AAATCAGATCCCCTTTACGCCAACGCAAGTTGAAGCTATTAGGGCTGGTATGCAGCCAGGATTGACACTTGTCGTAGGTCCTCCTGGTACCGGTAAAACGGATGTCGCTGTCCAAATCATTTCAAATCTCTATCATAATTTTCCCAATCAAAGAACGCTGATAGTCACACATTCTAATCAAGCGTTGAATCAACTTTTCGAAAAGATCATGGCGTTAGACATCGACGAGAGGCATCTGCTCCGTCTTGGTCATGGAGAAGAAGCGCTAGAAACGGAAAAAGACTTCAGCAGATACGGTAGAGTTAACTATGTTTTAGCTAAACGCTTGGATCTTTTAATGGAAGTTCAACGATTACAG GAATCGTTGAACGTGAAAGGCGACGTGGCGTACACATGCGAAACAGCTGGACATTTTTTCATGTATCAAATATTGGCAAGATGGGAACGCTTCGAGTCTAGAATTAAGCAAAGACAAGGAACAGGAAACAATTTACCTCCTGCTTTTATTGTCGATGAAGAATTTCCATTCCATAAATTCTTTGATAACGCTCCGCAACCCTTGTTCAAACGCAATACTTTCGAGGAGGACATAGAAATAGCATGCAGCTGTTTTAG GTATATAGAAAGAATTTTCGCACAGTTGGAAGAATTCAGAGCTTTCGAGTTGTTGCGATCCGGTTTAGACAGATCGAAATATTTATTGGTGAAGGAAGCAAAAGTTATCGCCATGACCTGTACTCATGCTGCACTGAAACGGCGAGAGCTCGTGGATATGGGCTTTAAGTACGACAACATTCTGATGGAAGAGTCTGCGCAAATCTTAGAAATAGAAACTTTCATACCATTGTTACTGCAAAATCCGCAAGACGGATACAATAGATTAAAACGTTGGATAATGATAGGAGATCACCATCAATTACCGCCAGTTATCAAAAATATGGCTTTCCAGAAATATTCAAATATGGAACAATCGCTTTTCGCAAGGTTCGTTAGGCTAGGTGTACCTACAGTCGACCTTGATGGCCAAGGTCGTGCTAGGCCCAGTATCTGCAATCTTTACAATTGGCGGTATAAAAAGTTGGGGAATCTTCTCCACGTGGAACGCAGCCCAGAGTATCTAGTGGCGAACGCTGGATTCTTGTACGACTTCCAACTGATTAACGTTGAAGACTTCAACGGAGTGGGAGAAAGCGAGCCGAGTGCTTACTTTTACCAAAACCTTGCCGAGGCTGAATACTGCGTGGCTGTGTTTATGTATATGCGACTGCTTGGTTACCCGGCTGATAAAATCAGTATATTGACTACATACAATGGGCAAAAACACTTAATAAGAGATGTGATAAATATAAGATGCGCTAGTAATCCCTTAATAGGACGACCAAATAAAGTGACGACGGTTGACAAATACCAAGGTCAACAGAATGATTACATATTACTGTCGCTTGTAAAAACTCGTGCCGTAGGCCATTTGCGAGACGCTCGACGTCTGGTGGTAGCTATGTCGAGAGCACGTCTCGGCCTTTACGTATTTGCCAGAGTAtccctttttaaaaattgcttcGAATTAACTCCCGCGTTCGATCAGCTTATGCAGAGACCATTGAAGCTGCAACTACTGCCGCAAGAACATTATCCTACCGATAGACTCAATGATGCTACTCCATCTACTTCGCCAATGGAAATCGAAGATATGCCTCACATGGCCAAATTTGTCTATGATTATTACATGGAGAAAGTTAGTGGTATAAAAGAGTCGCAGAAAATGTGGCAGAAACCAGGTACGATGCAAACATCTAATAGTCCAACTCACAAAGTTCCTGCTCATCCTGGAGCGGATGATGATACGGATGACGAAGAGCTCAACGAAATAGAAAATACTGACGAAGAACGAAATGCCAAGGAGGAAAATGTAGAACCTAAATTTGAACTGATACAAAATTTAGTTGAAGAACAAGCTTCCGAAAGTGAAGATAACGATAATTAA
- the LOC143211032 gene encoding protein C3orf33 homolog isoform X2, which yields MEFLASLWQLHFTELGPNPSSIPSHFFHKKVPLQGTVKRIEPSHGTLLMVDHKPLIALPRLNNKTFLPVKIAGLNVTSNGINWLQAIINGKNVSFVPLLSTKEYLSCIIVTTPQQNKEQIRIGEDLIRLGFAMVEQDSLKSMLDDKNVLYYQKRLLNAQKRAERERNGYWQFTKKPTLLWKVRQNLNEQIKRILSKFPYLNFQK from the exons ATGGAATTTCTGGCATCACTTTGGCAATTGCACTTCACCGAATTAGGCCC AAATCCATCCAGTATACCGTCACACTTTTTCCATAAAAAAGTTCCACTTCAAGGTACCGTCAAGCGTATAGAACCTAGCCATGGTACTCTTCTAATGGTTGATCACAAGCCATTAATAGCCCTGCCTCGATTGAATAATAAGACATTCTTACCCGTTAAAATTGCTGGACTTAATGTAACATCTAATG GTATTAACTGGTTACAAGCAATTATTAATGGGAAGAACGTAAGTTTTGTACCTTTGCTTTCTACAAAGGAATACTTAAGTTGTATAATTGTTACTACACCTCAACAGAATAAG GAACAAATAAGGATCGGAGAAGACTTAATAAGACTTGGCTTTGCCATGGTAGAACAAGATTCGTTAAAATCAATGCTGGACGACAAAAACGTTTTATATTATCAGAAACGCTTGCTGAATGCACAAAAACGGGCAGAACGTGAAAGAAACGGGTATTGGCAGTTCACTAAAAAACCTACGCTTTTATGGAAAGTCCGACAAAATTTAAACgaacaaattaaaagaataCTGTCGAAGTTTCCATATTTGAACTTCCAGAAATGA